CTAGGTTATGACTTTGGTCAAGGTGGTTTTGAGTCTTTAGATGGCTTATCTATCATGTTCCAGGTTAACAACTTAACTGACGAGCCATTTATCACATACACAGGTGAAGATGCTCGCCATGTACGTGACTACCAGAACTATGGCCGTAACTACATGTTCGGTGCTAACTACAAGTTCTAAGCTAAATTGCTTTTAAAAAGCCTCTGCCTTGGTAGAGGCTTTTTTATATCAGCAACTTGTTAATAAATCGTAACGTTAACTAATTTTACATTGCCTTTATTTTAAATCAGGAGCATGCCATGGACAGCAAAGTGAATAACATCGTCATTGTTGGTGGCGGTTCATCAGGCTGGATGAGCGCTGCCCTACTCTGCAAAATGTATAAAGGTACAATCAATATCACGTTAGTTGAATCTGACGCCATTGGTACTATTGGCGTTGGTGAAGCGACGATTCCACCGCTTAAGATTTTCAATGATGTTTTAGGTATCAACGAGCAAGACTTTATTGAAAAGACCAAAGCGAGCATCAAGCTCGGAATTGAGTTTGAGAATTGGGGCAAGCAAGGCGATGCATATATGCATGCATTTGGCAGTATCGGTAAAGATATTGGCTACAGTGCGTTTCATCATTACTGGCTAGCAAATAAACCGCAAAGCCCTGCATCTTTATGGGATTTTAGCTACAACTATCAGGTTGCTAAACAAAATAAGTTTTCGGTTCAACCTAAAATCCATAACGACCAACTAGCTGGCATTACCCACGCATACCACTTTGATGCAGGCCTTTATGCCAACTACTTACAACAATACTGTCAGCAACTGGGCATTCGCCATATTCAAGGCTTAGTCGAAACGATTAACCAAAAAGACAATGGCGACATCGAAAGTCTTACCTTGCAAGACGGGCAAGTAATCAACGGGGACTTGTTCATTGATTGCTCTGGCCTTCACGCTTTACTTATCGATAAAACCTTAAACGTTGAATTTGAAAGCTACCAACAATGGCTTGTTTGCGACAGCGCTTGGGCAGTGCCGAGTGAGAAAACCAGCCCTATTATTCCATACACCAGAGCTACAGCTCATGATTTTGGCTGGCAATGGCGCATCCCATTGCAGCATAGAACCGGCAACGGCATGGTATTTTCATCAAAATACATCAGTGATGAAAAGGCAAAACAGACTTTACTCGATAATCTGGATGCGAAAGCCATTGGTGAGCCTAAACTTATTCGCTTTAAGCCAGGTAGACGAGTAAAGCAGTGGCAAAATAACTGTGTAGCGATTGGGCTATCATCAGGCTTTTTAGAGCCTTTAGAGTCGACTAGCTTGCATCTGGTGCAAACT
This DNA window, taken from Shewanella maritima, encodes the following:
- a CDS encoding tryptophan halogenase family protein, with protein sequence MDSKVNNIVIVGGGSSGWMSAALLCKMYKGTINITLVESDAIGTIGVGEATIPPLKIFNDVLGINEQDFIEKTKASIKLGIEFENWGKQGDAYMHAFGSIGKDIGYSAFHHYWLANKPQSPASLWDFSYNYQVAKQNKFSVQPKIHNDQLAGITHAYHFDAGLYANYLQQYCQQLGIRHIQGLVETINQKDNGDIESLTLQDGQVINGDLFIDCSGLHALLIDKTLNVEFESYQQWLVCDSAWAVPSEKTSPIIPYTRATAHDFGWQWRIPLQHRTGNGMVFSSKYISDEKAKQTLLDNLDAKAIGEPKLIRFKPGRRVKQWQNNCVAIGLSSGFLEPLESTSLHLVQTAIIRLTKLMPHLSITPELVAEYNRQSQTEFEQIRDFIILHYHLNQRQQGELWQYCQTMSIPDTLQHKISLFAQTANLFRQQDELFTQEAWLQVMIGQNLMPQDHNPLANILSQQERKDFLDNLKQIYQHYSAELPAHETFLNL